CAGTTCCAGTTGGTCCTCGCTCTCTCAATTTGCGTCTACTCCGAAAGCGAGAGTCCCGGATGCCACCGCTCGGCACCCGCCTCGTGCTTGATCTCGTCCATTTTCGCGAGCAGGTGCGTTGCGAGCGTCGCCGTCTCAGCCGCTCGGGACTCGCCCTCCGTCCTGAACTCGCCGGTCTGGCGGTTTGCGTACACCGAGCAGACCGCGCCGGCGCGCAGCCCGTAGATATTTGCGAGCGTGAAGATGGCGCTCGCCTCCATCTCGATGTTCTTCACGTTGGCCTCGACGAGCTGATCGACCAGTTCGTCCGCGCCGGCAGCCTCGAACTCGTCGTAGCCAGGGCGGCCCTGGCCCGCGTAGAACGAGTCGGCGCTCATCGTAATCCCGGTGTGGTAGTCGTAGCCCAGTCGCTCTGCGGCGGCGACGAGCGCAGCGACAACTTCGTAGTCCGCCGTCGCAGGGTAATCCTCCCGCACGTACTCGTCGCTCGTCCCCTCCTGGCGAACCCCGCCGGTGCTGATCACGAGGTCGCCAACGTCCATGTCTTCCTGTAGCGCAC
The DNA window shown above is from Natrialba magadii ATCC 43099 and carries:
- a CDS encoding nucleoside phosphorylase — protein: MTGDSEDPNADVQYHLEVSEADVADTVLLPGNPERLEKIVDHWDDHEIRAHHREYRTATGSYEGTPISVTSTGIGSPSAAIAVEELARVGSETFIRVGSCGALQEDMDVGDLVISTGGVRQEGTSDEYVREDYPATADYEVVAALVAAAERLGYDYHTGITMSADSFYAGQGRPGYDEFEAAGADELVDQLVEANVKNIEMEASAIFTLANIYGLRAGAVCSVYANRQTGEFRTEGESRAAETATLATHLLAKMDEIKHEAGAERWHPGLSLSE